In Flammeovirgaceae bacterium 311, one DNA window encodes the following:
- a CDS encoding amidophosphoribosyltransferase (COG0034 Glutamine phosphoribosylpyrophosphate amidotransferase) has protein sequence MSEQIKHECGIALVRLRKPLQYYIDKYGSPTYAVNKLYLLMEKQHNRGQDGAGVANIKINVPPGHRYISRYRSNEQQPIADIFSKIAKKMKKAKKEGGDRYYDAEYLQENHAFTGEVWLGHLRYGTHGKNSIESCHPFLRQNNWRSRNLAVAGNFNMTNVDELFDILLKIGQHPKEKADTVTVMEKIGHFLDEENQILFDKYKYDRTNQEISDIIEKELDLGRVLQRACKDFDGGYAMVGLTGFGSSFVARDPAGIRPAYWYADDEVVVVASEKPAIKTAFNVAYDQIKEIEPGHALIVDKEGNYKQHQFIEQLPKRSCSFERIYFSRGTDPDIYQERKSLGHLLVPQILDAVNYDLKNTVFSFIPNTAEVSFLGMIDGMESHLVNERKKYLQDKGAFSDEELLQLLSFRPRIEKLVIKDAKLRTFITDDEHRNELVAHVYDTTYEVIKKDVDTLVVIDDSIVRGTTLEKSILTMLDRLNPKKIIIVSSAPQIRYPDCYGIDMSRLKDFIAFRAAISLLNETGQNHILDDVYDKCAASVGKLDAPNYVQEVYAPFTDEQISAKIAQLIKTEKINAEVEVIYQTVENLHIACPKHIGDWYFTGNYPTKGGNRVVNRAFLNYMEGKAVRAY, from the coding sequence ATGAGCGAGCAGATTAAACACGAGTGTGGTATTGCCTTAGTACGCCTACGCAAGCCTTTGCAGTATTACATCGATAAGTATGGTTCTCCCACCTATGCGGTGAACAAGCTTTATCTCCTGATGGAGAAGCAGCATAACCGTGGTCAGGATGGTGCCGGTGTGGCCAACATTAAAATAAACGTACCCCCCGGCCATCGTTATATCAGCCGTTATCGCTCTAACGAACAGCAACCCATCGCCGACATCTTCAGCAAAATTGCCAAGAAGATGAAAAAGGCAAAAAAAGAGGGAGGCGATCGTTACTACGATGCCGAATACCTGCAGGAAAACCACGCTTTTACCGGAGAGGTATGGCTGGGACACCTGCGTTATGGTACCCATGGCAAGAACAGCATAGAGAGCTGCCACCCTTTTCTGCGTCAGAACAACTGGCGGAGCCGCAACCTGGCCGTGGCAGGTAACTTCAACATGACCAATGTGGATGAGCTGTTCGATATTCTCCTGAAGATAGGCCAGCACCCCAAGGAAAAAGCCGATACCGTAACAGTCATGGAAAAGATCGGCCACTTCCTGGACGAAGAAAACCAGATTCTGTTTGATAAGTACAAATACGACCGTACCAACCAGGAAATTTCAGATATTATAGAGAAGGAGCTTGACCTGGGCCGTGTATTACAGCGCGCCTGCAAAGATTTTGACGGTGGCTATGCCATGGTTGGTTTAACAGGCTTTGGCTCTTCTTTTGTAGCCCGCGACCCTGCCGGTATCCGCCCTGCCTACTGGTATGCCGATGATGAGGTGGTGGTAGTGGCTTCTGAAAAACCTGCTATCAAGACTGCCTTCAACGTAGCTTACGATCAGATCAAAGAAATTGAGCCGGGCCATGCCCTGATCGTTGATAAGGAAGGAAACTATAAGCAGCATCAGTTTATTGAGCAATTGCCTAAGCGTAGCTGCTCTTTTGAGCGCATTTACTTCTCGCGCGGTACCGACCCGGATATTTACCAGGAACGTAAGTCACTTGGCCACCTGCTGGTTCCCCAGATCCTGGATGCCGTCAATTACGACCTGAAGAATACAGTATTCTCTTTCATTCCTAACACAGCAGAAGTAAGCTTTTTAGGAATGATCGATGGCATGGAAAGCCACCTGGTGAATGAGCGCAAGAAATATCTGCAGGATAAAGGAGCCTTCTCTGACGAAGAGCTGCTGCAGCTACTGTCCTTCCGTCCGCGCATTGAAAAGCTGGTGATCAAAGACGCCAAGCTGCGCACGTTTATTACCGACGATGAACACCGAAATGAGCTGGTAGCCCACGTGTACGATACCACTTACGAAGTGATCAAAAAAGATGTGGATACCCTGGTGGTGATTGATGACTCTATTGTTCGTGGTACTACGCTGGAGAAAAGCATCCTGACGATGCTGGACCGCCTGAACCCGAAAAAAATCATCATTGTATCTTCGGCACCGCAAATTCGCTACCCCGACTGCTATGGCATCGACATGAGCCGCCTGAAAGACTTTATTGCTTTCCGCGCTGCTATTTCCCTGCTGAACGAAACCGGTCAAAATCATATTCTGGATGATGTATATGACAAGTGTGCAGCATCCGTAGGCAAGCTTGATGCCCCTAACTATGTTCAGGAGGTGTATGCCCCTTTCACAGATGAGCAGATCAGTGCAAAAATTGCCCAGCTTATTAAGACAGAAAAGATTAACGCAGAAGTAGAGGTGATTTACCAGACGGTAGAAAACCTGCACATTGCCTGCCCTAAACACATCGGCGACTGGTATTTTACAGGCAATTACCCCACTAAAGGCGGTAACCGCGTGGTAAACCGTGCCTTTTTGAACTACATGGAAGGCAAAGCCGTAAGAGCTTATTAA
- a CDS encoding HhH-GPD family protein (COG0177 Predicted EndoIII-related endonuclease) yields MIPSEKLEESRRRLLALWGPQQAQSKRGPLQELIMTILSHRTDYASEKRAYERMWERFGSWEAIRDAPLEELTEMIKPASYPEVKAPYIKQTLAQIIAERGAPTLDFLETMPTQEAMDWLRRLPGVGPKTATLLLLFNFRKPVLPVDTHVHRVSIRVGILPPRTSAEKAHRLLLEQLPAEADALFTFHKHFFWHGQRVCHAIQPKCYQCVLNDFCSFYQEKSRLPREQGRISVSDKPDLSA; encoded by the coding sequence ATGATTCCGTCAGAAAAGTTGGAAGAGAGCCGTCGGCGACTGCTGGCCCTATGGGGACCCCAGCAGGCACAATCCAAGCGGGGGCCACTGCAGGAGCTTATTATGACGATTCTTTCGCATCGTACCGATTATGCCAGCGAAAAAAGGGCTTATGAGCGGATGTGGGAGCGTTTTGGGAGTTGGGAAGCCATTCGGGATGCGCCGCTTGAGGAGCTAACGGAGATGATCAAACCTGCCAGCTATCCGGAGGTAAAGGCACCTTATATCAAGCAAACCCTGGCACAGATTATTGCGGAACGAGGCGCACCAACGCTTGACTTTTTAGAAACCATGCCGACCCAGGAGGCAATGGATTGGTTGCGGCGCCTGCCAGGGGTAGGACCAAAAACTGCTACCCTATTGCTGCTCTTCAATTTCAGGAAACCAGTGCTGCCGGTAGATACACATGTGCACCGGGTAAGCATACGTGTGGGTATCCTGCCTCCCCGTACATCGGCCGAAAAAGCCCATAGGCTGCTGCTGGAGCAGCTCCCTGCCGAAGCAGATGCACTATTTACATTTCACAAGCATTTTTTCTGGCACGGACAGCGGGTGTGTCATGCCATTCAACCCAAATGCTACCAGTGTGTGCTGAATGACTTTTGCAGCTTTTATCAGGAGAAGTCAAGACTGCCGAGGGAGCAGGGCCGCATTTCTGTTAGCGATAAACCAGATTTGTCTGCATAA
- a CDS encoding Iron-sulfur cluster assembly accessory protein (COG0316 Uncharacterized conserved protein) — protein sequence MISVTDKAIDRIKELRETEGRSNDQNIRVSVKGGGCSGLMYDLSFDAAVLPSDEIFEDKGVKILVDKKSLLYLLGTVLDFSDGLNGKGFQFINPNASRTCGCGESFSV from the coding sequence ATGATAAGCGTTACCGATAAAGCAATAGACAGGATCAAGGAACTGCGTGAAACAGAAGGCCGTTCCAATGATCAGAACATCCGTGTTTCAGTAAAAGGTGGCGGTTGCTCAGGTCTGATGTACGACCTTAGCTTCGATGCTGCAGTACTGCCTTCGGATGAGATATTTGAAGACAAAGGCGTAAAAATTCTGGTAGACAAAAAGAGCCTCCTTTACCTGCTGGGCACTGTGCTGGACTTTTCAGATGGCCTGAACGGCAAAGGCTTTCAGTTCATCAACCCTAACGCCAGCCGTACCTGTGGCTGCGGTGAGAGTTTTTCAGTATAA
- a CDS encoding lactoylglutathione lyase (COG0346 Lactoylglutathione lyase and related lyases) — MLYLLLMKHVEHIGIAVRSLEEANERYERLLGQKAYKTEAVESEGVITAFYRIGETKIELLESTRADGPIAKFIENRGEGIHHIAYAVDDIRAEMERLSREGFRLLNQEPKPGADNKLVCFLHPKDAGGVLVELCQERPV, encoded by the coding sequence TTGCTTTATTTGCTCCTCATGAAGCATGTAGAACATATTGGTATTGCTGTGCGATCCCTGGAGGAGGCAAATGAACGCTATGAGCGTTTGCTGGGACAGAAAGCTTATAAAACAGAAGCAGTTGAAAGCGAAGGGGTAATAACGGCTTTTTACAGGATTGGCGAAACCAAAATAGAACTACTGGAATCTACCCGCGCAGATGGTCCTATTGCTAAATTTATCGAAAACAGGGGAGAGGGCATCCACCATATTGCCTATGCTGTGGACGATATCAGGGCAGAAATGGAGCGCCTAAGCAGGGAAGGGTTCCGCTTGCTGAACCAGGAGCCAAAGCCCGGAGCAGATAATAAGCTGGTATGCTTCCTGCATCCGAAAGATGCTGGAGGTGTGCTGGTAGAGTTATGCCAGGAGCGGCCTGTTTAA
- a CDS encoding 3-ketoacyl-ACP synthase III (COG0332 3-oxoacyl-[acyl-carrier-protein] synthase III) produces the protein MYLNAIGAYLPEAVVDNQYFEELNNLTDEWIVSRTGIRERRKAAPHENTQTMGIAAVKEALPRLSYGVEEVDLIVGATYTPHDTIVTLGHAIQHHIDVHDIPVVTISAACSSLVNAVEIVQGYFALGKATKALVVASEHNTAYNVETDEKAGHLWGDGACALFISKDRQSDSDIHIIDVLTGGAATRGKATESVTLKPLAKGIIMPNGRDVFIHACQYMPKATIDIMERNRLNMDDIDYVIPHQANLRITNNVAETLMLPAHKAVSNVEYLGNTGCAGCGIGLWEKKEELQKGQKLIITVFGGGYSYGAMLLQV, from the coding sequence ATGTACTTAAATGCCATAGGAGCCTACCTGCCTGAAGCAGTAGTAGATAACCAATATTTTGAAGAGCTGAATAACCTGACGGACGAGTGGATTGTATCCCGTACAGGTATCAGAGAACGGCGCAAGGCTGCACCGCACGAAAACACGCAGACCATGGGCATTGCAGCTGTGAAAGAAGCACTGCCCCGCCTGTCCTATGGTGTAGAGGAGGTAGATCTGATTGTGGGGGCCACCTACACGCCCCATGATACCATTGTAACCCTGGGCCACGCCATACAGCACCACATCGATGTGCACGACATCCCGGTAGTAACTATTTCTGCTGCCTGCAGCTCTCTGGTAAATGCCGTAGAAATTGTACAGGGTTATTTTGCCCTGGGCAAAGCTACCAAAGCCCTGGTGGTTGCCTCCGAGCATAATACTGCCTATAATGTAGAAACAGACGAGAAGGCCGGCCACCTGTGGGGCGATGGCGCCTGTGCCCTGTTCATTAGCAAAGACCGCCAGTCTGATAGCGATATTCATATAATTGATGTGCTGACAGGTGGTGCTGCCACCCGCGGCAAAGCAACGGAGAGCGTAACCTTAAAGCCACTGGCCAAAGGCATCATCATGCCCAATGGCCGCGATGTATTTATTCATGCCTGCCAGTACATGCCCAAGGCCACCATTGACATCATGGAGCGCAACAGGCTCAACATGGATGATATCGACTATGTGATTCCGCATCAGGCTAATTTACGCATTACGAATAATGTAGCCGAAACCCTTATGCTGCCTGCACATAAAGCTGTTTCTAATGTAGAGTACCTGGGAAATACGGGCTGCGCCGGCTGCGGCATAGGCCTTTGGGAAAAAAAGGAGGAGCTTCAGAAAGGGCAAAAGCTGATCATTACTGTATTTGGAGGTGGCTACTCTTACGGAGCCATGCTGTTGCAGGTATAA
- a CDS encoding thiamine-monophosphate kinase (COG0611 Thiamine monophosphate kinase), translating to MQEPKRTEISELGEFGLIDRISQNFEHHHQSSVKGIGDDAAVLAATELQRVVTTDLLLEGIHFDLRYMPLQHLGYKAVAVNVSDVAAMNAIPTQITVSIGLSNRFSVEAVEALYEGIRAACDNYKVDLIGGDTTSSGAGLVISVTALGEVAADKVALRTGAKKGDIVCVSGDLGAAFMGLQVLEREKAVFLSNPEARPEIDKYKYIVQRQLKPDARMDIVHDLREKGVVPTSMIDVSDGLASELLHLCKGSGVGLQVYEENLPIDKMTYDTAVEFGVDPITCVMNGGEDYELLFTIRQEDHEKLKSHPDIHFIGYATDLSGQAHLITKGGTIVPLKAQGFNHFTDNQ from the coding sequence ATGCAAGAACCTAAACGTACCGAAATAAGCGAACTTGGAGAATTTGGTCTGATAGACCGGATCAGTCAGAATTTTGAGCACCACCACCAGAGCAGTGTAAAGGGCATTGGCGATGATGCTGCCGTACTGGCTGCTACTGAACTGCAGCGAGTGGTCACCACCGATCTGCTGCTGGAGGGAATCCACTTTGATTTGCGGTATATGCCCCTGCAGCACCTGGGGTATAAAGCAGTGGCGGTTAATGTATCGGATGTGGCGGCCATGAATGCCATTCCTACCCAGATCACCGTCAGCATAGGCCTTAGTAACCGCTTTTCTGTAGAGGCAGTAGAGGCACTGTACGAGGGCATACGGGCAGCCTGCGACAATTATAAAGTAGATCTGATTGGTGGAGATACCACCTCCTCCGGTGCCGGACTGGTTATATCCGTTACCGCTTTAGGCGAAGTAGCAGCCGATAAAGTAGCCCTGCGCACTGGTGCCAAAAAAGGAGATATTGTATGTGTAAGCGGAGATCTGGGTGCTGCCTTTATGGGGCTGCAGGTACTGGAGCGAGAAAAAGCAGTCTTTCTGTCAAACCCCGAAGCCAGGCCCGAAATAGATAAGTACAAGTACATTGTGCAGCGGCAGCTAAAGCCTGATGCACGCATGGACATCGTGCATGACCTGCGTGAAAAAGGGGTAGTGCCTACCAGCATGATCGATGTTTCTGACGGGCTTGCCTCTGAGCTGCTGCACCTGTGCAAGGGCTCCGGCGTGGGCTTGCAGGTGTATGAAGAAAACCTGCCGATCGATAAGATGACTTACGATACTGCAGTTGAGTTTGGAGTAGATCCGATTACCTGTGTGATGAACGGAGGAGAAGATTATGAGCTGCTCTTTACCATCCGCCAGGAAGATCATGAAAAATTAAAAAGCCATCCGGATATACATTTTATTGGTTACGCTACCGATCTTTCGGGTCAGGCTCACCTGATTACCAAAGGGGGAACAATTGTTCCTCTGAAAGCCCAGGGATTTAATCACTTTACAGATAATCAATGA
- a CDS encoding TPR repeat domain-containing protein (COG0457 FOG: TPR repeat), translated as MTKPFSLLLIMFMPGLLYAQDTFMSMLKDKTCSCVTEYVASVEAPEREVLQTALRDCLMAVANQHEKELQQYIKKQKIEAREVGVRAGSELAKECKALAALGDVNPDAKKKYDEAHGFLQAGEYAKAQSMFAELVAAYPTSALYFNDRGVSRENEGDTWGALADYRRAIDLEAAFAVAHYNLGNLLYKQEYYNDAVQLLRQSVVLNPKDTDHWTGLLKTFYQLGQYDSVQHYALRALAVDPKNVGAHNYQGLVLYQQDDFKGALVHFRNTIELDPAYITGWQNVASTHEALEENDQAVAQYKRYLKEVNKEGVAIKESLADLLFKLQKWDEAEPLYHQLIKSGENVLALQNQIGRIYLSKKDFKKASQWYEKLLKQSPEDPALLFNRITAMVEVGEAQKALPLANQLVELQPKDASNFDLRATVLEKLNKPDKALEDLEASIRLYPQDAKVYVRKGDLLRTSGKSADACNAYRMALSWDQEAGTKALADHCK; from the coding sequence ATGACAAAACCGTTCTCTCTCCTCCTGATTATGTTCATGCCCGGCCTGCTCTATGCGCAGGATACTTTCATGAGCATGCTAAAAGACAAAACCTGCAGTTGCGTAACCGAATATGTAGCCTCTGTGGAGGCTCCGGAACGAGAGGTGCTGCAGACTGCACTCCGCGACTGCCTGATGGCAGTAGCCAACCAGCATGAAAAAGAGCTGCAGCAGTACATCAAAAAGCAAAAGATAGAGGCCCGTGAGGTAGGCGTTCGTGCCGGCAGTGAGCTGGCAAAAGAATGCAAAGCACTGGCTGCTCTGGGAGATGTAAACCCGGATGCTAAAAAGAAGTACGATGAGGCACACGGCTTCTTGCAGGCAGGTGAGTATGCAAAAGCCCAGAGTATGTTTGCAGAGCTGGTAGCGGCTTACCCAACTTCGGCCCTCTATTTTAACGACAGGGGAGTGAGCCGCGAAAATGAGGGCGATACGTGGGGTGCACTGGCAGATTACAGAAGGGCAATTGACCTGGAAGCGGCCTTTGCGGTAGCTCATTACAACCTGGGTAATCTGCTCTACAAGCAGGAGTATTACAATGATGCGGTGCAGCTTTTGCGGCAGAGCGTGGTGCTGAATCCCAAGGATACCGATCACTGGACAGGTCTCTTGAAGACTTTTTATCAGCTTGGCCAGTACGATAGTGTGCAGCATTATGCGCTAAGAGCACTGGCGGTAGATCCTAAAAATGTAGGTGCACACAATTACCAGGGGCTGGTGCTCTACCAGCAGGATGATTTTAAAGGAGCCCTGGTGCATTTCAGAAATACCATAGAGCTGGACCCTGCTTATATCACCGGCTGGCAGAATGTTGCCTCTACCCACGAGGCCCTGGAAGAAAACGACCAGGCGGTAGCCCAGTACAAACGTTATCTGAAAGAGGTTAATAAGGAGGGTGTCGCCATTAAGGAAAGCCTTGCCGATCTGTTGTTTAAGCTGCAGAAATGGGATGAGGCAGAACCACTTTACCATCAGCTGATCAAGAGTGGAGAAAATGTGCTGGCACTGCAAAATCAGATAGGCCGGATTTACCTTTCAAAAAAGGATTTTAAGAAAGCCAGCCAGTGGTATGAAAAGCTGCTGAAGCAGAGCCCCGAGGATCCGGCCCTGCTGTTTAACCGCATTACGGCTATGGTAGAAGTAGGGGAGGCACAAAAGGCGCTGCCTCTGGCCAATCAGTTGGTGGAGCTGCAGCCAAAAGATGCATCTAATTTCGACTTGCGGGCCACAGTTTTGGAAAAGCTGAACAAACCAGACAAAGCCTTAGAAGACCTGGAAGCTTCCATACGCCTCTACCCACAGGATGCAAAAGTGTATGTGCGGAAGGGCGACCTGCTGAGAACTTCCGGCAAATCGGCCGATGCCTGCAATGCCTACAGAATGGCCCTTAGCTGGGATCAGGAAGCCGGCACCAAAGCCCTGGCAGACCATTGTAAGTAA
- a CDS encoding oxidoreductase domain-containing protein (COG0673 Predicted dehydrogenases and related proteins): MRKSTQGRRDFIKKAALGTAGLAVGLSAKSYGQILGANDRVRVGIVGFSDRAKDTLIPEFIRHSKELNFELMAVSDIWNRRREEGVAYLKEKTGTKKIAAARNNDELYGMKDLDAVIISTADFQHALHGIEAVRAGKDAYIEKPLAESMEDARAILKAVEAADRVVQIGSQRRSGDNYIQANDYIKSGKFGPITMVEMTWNVNQPGRWRRPELVSQIRKEDVDWQRYLLNRTPGAEWDPRKYLEYRLFWPYSSGIPGQWMSHQIDTVHWFSGFDHPRSVVANGGVYVWKDGRENADTMTAVFDYGPKDDMTQGFQVVYSSRMHNSTGGIKELYFSNGGMLNLDTNRISPEGGLRADMAKAMGMEANLLEERSIDTQVKAATEANMGFDTLTSAHMRNWMECIRSRKTPNADVRAGYNHSVANIMCTTALHTGKKVTFDDQAQEVVVG; this comes from the coding sequence ATGAGGAAAAGTACACAAGGCAGGCGGGATTTTATTAAAAAAGCAGCCCTTGGCACAGCCGGCCTGGCAGTGGGTTTAAGCGCAAAAAGCTATGGACAGATACTGGGCGCCAATGATCGTGTACGGGTGGGGATTGTAGGTTTTTCCGACAGGGCCAAAGACACGCTTATTCCCGAGTTCATCAGGCACTCCAAAGAGCTGAACTTTGAGCTGATGGCTGTTTCCGATATCTGGAACAGGCGCAGGGAAGAGGGTGTGGCCTATCTGAAAGAAAAAACAGGTACAAAAAAAATAGCGGCTGCCAGGAATAACGATGAGTTGTATGGCATGAAAGATCTGGATGCGGTAATCATCTCCACGGCCGATTTTCAGCACGCCCTCCATGGCATAGAGGCAGTAAGAGCCGGTAAAGATGCCTATATCGAAAAGCCACTGGCAGAATCGATGGAAGATGCCCGGGCTATACTGAAAGCAGTGGAAGCTGCGGATCGTGTGGTGCAGATTGGCTCCCAGCGCCGCAGTGGCGATAACTATATCCAGGCCAATGATTACATCAAGTCGGGCAAGTTCGGCCCTATTACCATGGTGGAGATGACCTGGAACGTAAACCAACCCGGCCGGTGGCGCAGGCCAGAGCTGGTAAGCCAGATTCGCAAAGAGGATGTAGACTGGCAGCGCTACCTCCTGAACCGTACCCCCGGGGCTGAATGGGATCCCCGGAAATACCTGGAGTACCGCCTGTTCTGGCCCTACTCCTCGGGTATTCCGGGCCAGTGGATGTCACACCAGATTGATACCGTTCACTGGTTCAGCGGCTTTGACCATCCCAGGAGTGTGGTGGCCAATGGCGGGGTGTACGTCTGGAAAGATGGCCGCGAAAATGCCGATACCATGACGGCAGTTTTTGATTACGGTCCCAAGGATGACATGACACAGGGTTTTCAGGTGGTGTATTCTTCGCGCATGCACAATTCCACAGGAGGCATCAAGGAGCTTTACTTTTCCAACGGGGGCATGCTTAACCTGGATACCAACAGGATCTCTCCTGAAGGCGGGTTAAGGGCAGACATGGCCAAAGCCATGGGCATGGAGGCTAATTTACTGGAAGAGCGCTCTATTGATACCCAGGTAAAGGCAGCCACGGAGGCCAACATGGGCTTTGATACCCTTACCAGTGCCCACATGCGCAACTGGATGGAGTGCATCCGCAGCAGAAAAACACCTAATGCCGATGTACGGGCAGGTTATAATCATTCCGTAGCCAATATTATGTGTACTACTGCCCTGCACACCGGTAAAAAGGTAACATTTGATGATCAGGCGCAGGAAGTGGTTGTTGGGTAA
- a CDS encoding oxidoreductase domain-containing protein (COG0673 Predicted dehydrogenases and related proteins), with the protein MKRRDFISNTGAVLAGSFLVNPVQSIAQMEGSAKKKRIALVGTGIRGNTFWGRNLVQQYGDIIEFVGLCDINPGRLEFGKQFIGAKCPTFTNFDEMMRRTKPEMLIVTTVDSTHDEFVVKGLEMGVDVITEKPMTTDEKKCQRILDAEKRSGKKVIVGFNYRFNPHYTKIKELISQARVGKITSVDFGWYLNTYHGASYFRRWHGLRDMSGTLLVHKSSHHFDLLNWWLDSDPVEVYATGALEHYGANNPFRGDKCRTCPHKDKCNYYYDITKDEMNMKLYVAHEEHDGYIRDNCVWRPEIDIYDKMAVQIKYANDVQVNYSLTTYSPYEGMRIAFNGKDGRIDAWDGIPWRKEEKLSQAELHEREMSQSAGKEENYEEIIVADNFGDHELIKIPMTGAGHGGGDVRLQNKIFKTPDMADPLKHSAGSRDGAMAILVGIAARKSIESGKPVKISDLTSIKPHPERRS; encoded by the coding sequence ATGAAGAGAAGAGACTTTATCAGCAATACCGGAGCAGTACTAGCAGGATCTTTTTTGGTTAATCCAGTGCAATCGATTGCGCAGATGGAGGGAAGTGCTAAGAAAAAGCGAATCGCATTGGTGGGCACCGGCATCAGGGGCAACACTTTTTGGGGGCGAAACCTGGTGCAGCAGTATGGTGATATTATTGAGTTTGTGGGGTTGTGTGATATTAATCCAGGCAGGCTGGAGTTTGGCAAGCAGTTTATTGGCGCCAAATGCCCCACCTTTACCAATTTTGATGAAATGATGCGGCGCACCAAGCCGGAGATGCTGATTGTAACGACTGTAGATTCCACCCATGATGAGTTTGTGGTGAAAGGGTTGGAAATGGGCGTTGATGTGATTACTGAAAAGCCCATGACGACCGATGAAAAAAAGTGTCAGCGGATTCTTGATGCTGAAAAAAGGAGTGGCAAAAAGGTAATTGTTGGCTTCAATTACCGCTTTAATCCGCATTACACCAAAATAAAAGAGCTGATCAGCCAGGCCAGGGTAGGTAAAATCACTTCTGTAGATTTCGGCTGGTACCTCAACACCTACCATGGGGCTTCTTACTTCAGGAGGTGGCATGGCTTAAGAGATATGAGCGGCACCCTGCTGGTGCATAAGTCCAGCCACCATTTCGATCTGCTCAACTGGTGGCTGGATTCAGATCCGGTAGAGGTATATGCCACAGGCGCGCTGGAGCATTATGGTGCCAATAATCCCTTCAGAGGCGATAAATGCCGCACCTGTCCGCACAAAGACAAGTGCAACTACTACTATGACATTACCAAAGACGAGATGAACATGAAGCTGTATGTAGCCCACGAAGAGCACGATGGCTACATCAGGGATAATTGCGTGTGGCGGCCCGAAATCGATATCTATGATAAAATGGCTGTGCAAATCAAATACGCCAACGATGTGCAGGTAAATTACTCCCTCACCACCTACTCTCCCTACGAGGGCATGCGCATTGCCTTTAATGGTAAAGATGGCAGGATCGATGCCTGGGACGGCATACCCTGGAGAAAAGAAGAAAAGTTAAGCCAGGCCGAGCTGCACGAGCGGGAGATGTCGCAGTCAGCAGGAAAGGAAGAAAACTATGAAGAGATCATTGTGGCAGATAACTTCGGAGACCACGAGCTGATAAAAATACCCATGACGGGTGCAGGCCACGGCGGGGGCGATGTTCGCCTGCAGAACAAGATTTTCAAGACTCCTGACATGGCCGATCCCCTGAAGCACTCTGCCGGCTCCAGAGACGGCGCCATGGCCATCCTGGTGGGAATTGCAGCCCGCAAAAGCATAGAGTCCGGCAAGCCGGTGAAGATCTCCGACCTAACCTCCATCAAGCCACATCCGGAGAGAAGATCTTAA